Genomic window (Candidatus Omnitrophota bacterium):
CAGGATAAAGATATGCTCGCCCAACAACTCTTAGGCGAGCGGGGATATCTGGCCAATAAACAACGCCTTCAAGCCGCGCGGCAACAATAAAAAATGATACGAAATTTTGTCGATCGATTTAAAACAACTTTATTTTTTGCCTGCGTTCCGCTTTTGCCATGGCACAATTATTGCATTCCGATCACTGATATGACCCGGATTGAAGCAAATTATGTTTTGGCTTGCCAATATATGAATTCCGCATCACCAGCCTACGGCGCTATCAATGACATCACCGGAGATCCGACATTTGTTGTTCCCAGGGAAAATGGAATGGCAATTCTTGGGCTAAAAATGGCAGCAGAAATTTTACGCGACAATTCTTATATTGAGCGCGCGCAATTAGCGGCAGATTATTTAACGCTTATTCAAGACCAAAGCGATGGCTCATGGTTTGATCAATATGATTTTACAACGCCTGTTGCGAATGGAAAATCGCCTACTCAAACCGCTGAAGTTATGATCGCGTTTTATAAGTTGGGTTTTCGGCCCGAACGTTATGTCAGCATGCGCGCCGGCGCGCAATATCTTTTGGATTGTCAAAATCCTGCCAATAAAGGAGGCATTGATGATGGGCTTTTAGGCGGCGGAAAATATCGGCAAAATGATCAGTGGCTCTACCATTCTCACCGTTGGGCGTCGGATAATTCTTACGCGTATTGGGCGCTCAAAGCCGCGCAGCATTGGGCTATTTTAGAAAATGAATTGGATTTCGCACAAACCTGCCAAATCGCCGCGCAAAATATTCTTAACGGAATCAATCAATATCTTTACGTGAATGACCCTAGCGATCCCGATCATGGCGTTTGGCGGGCAAAAATTGATAGCCAAGGCCAGCCGGTCGACCCCAATTTTCACGAATGGATCAATTACGCGCCGCAAATGCTTGATTTACCGGCTGTCGGCGTTGGCTCAGCACGCGTCGGGACGTGGATACATCAAAATCTACAAAATACCGATGGCGCCTGCGTTCAAGATAACGGCGATTTACAGAACCACAAATCGCCGGGGTTTTCTTTTCAGGCTTCGTTGTGTTGGCTTGATTTAAGGCAAAGGAATTATTCTGCTTCTGCGCTCGGATGGACCTATCGAAGCGGATTATGGCAACGCACACCGGATCCGAACGGAATTGCCGGCGGATGGGTGGATTGGATCGCCGATGGCGTGCCTGAGAATTGGTGGTGGCGATTCATCGACACTTCTTTTTATGCCATCGCGGCGTATAATGGTGGATATGATTTTCGAACCTATACGGATACTGATCTTATTCCCGCCTCTTTTTCTCGCAGATCTTCCGCCAATTGATTTAATAAAAAACTTTGTAACTTTTTTGATGTTTCCTCGTTTAATCTAGTGGGAGAGACAAAAGAGAGATGAGAAAAGAGGACGAGGAAATACTCATGAAGTTGCAAGCCGGAGATGCCGCGGCGATAGAAGAGGTTTTTGCGCAGTATAAAAAGCCGCTTTTCAACTACGCTCTTCGAGTCGCAGGTAACCGCGCTGATGCCGAAGATGTGGTTAGCGAAGTTTTCCTCGCCCTTTCTTCTCATAAATATTCTCCGCGTCCTGATATCAAATTTTCCACATGGGCCTATGCTGTCGCGCATAATTTTGCTATTTCGATAATCCGAAAACGTAAAACAACTGTTTCATTCTGGTTTCAAAACCAAGACGACGAAACTGAAGAGCTTCAGATCGCCGATACGAGTAATTTACCTAATGCGGTAGCACAAGAAAGAGAAAATGCCGTGCTGGTCAAAAGAGCCATCGGACACCTTAATCTTGCACAAAAAGAAGCCATTATTCTAAGAGAATACCATAGCCTCAGTTACGACGAGATCAGTCAAGTCATGAATATTACGCTTGAAAAAGTCAAAATCCTTATTTTTCGCGCCAGGGAACAATTAAAAAAAGAACTCCTGTCTTTCCTAAGGGAGGAATTGCCATGATAGAACACAAAAAAATACAAGAACTTATCTCGTCCTATGTTGACGGGGAAGTTTCCGGTCAAGAAAAAACACTCGTTGAAGAGCATATTAAGAACTGCTCTATGTGCATGAAGCAATACAACCAGCTCAAGCGAATCTCTCACTCGCTTAAAAGCTGGCCAGACGAAAACATCTCTCCCGATCTCGAACAGAAGATCCAAAAGAATCTTCTCGATAAAAAAGAAAGGGAGGGCAGTATCATGCGTAATAATAAAAGATGGGCTAGCATCGCCAGCACAGTTACCATTGTTTTGGTTTTGCTTTTTTCTGCACAGCTTTATACTAAGCGAGGAATACAGGGTCGGTTAGAACTTGCGCAAATTACACCTAATACAGTGTCGATAATGAAAGGAACTCAGGGAGTCTTGAGAAGTGCGACAGACAATATAGGTGGCCAATATTCGCCCCAGCTAGCGTTTAATCAAAACAAATCGCTCAGCCGTAGCACGGAGCCGGAGCTCCTCAGCAAGAATTATCCTATCAGCAATGGTATTGCACGGTCCGAGCATGGAACGAACGTTTTTTTCGGAGGACGGTCAGACATAACACGAGACGCGGGTGGCTATCAATCCTATTCCTCGTCCGAAAGCTTATATCCTCATCCAAATTACTATGTTCCAGCTTACCCCGCTTATCCCGAACAAAATACGGAAGGATACGACAATATCCAGGACAATGGGTTTTTGGAAGCGCAGAACAATCCTTTATCAACATTTTCCATTGACGTGGATACAGCTTCCTACAGCAACATCCGCCGCTTCATCACTAATAATCAACTTCCTCCGGCTGATGCGGTCCGCATTGAAGAGATGATCAATTATTTTGAGTACGACTATCCTCAACCAACCGATGAGCATCCGTTTTCCGTTAATACAGAAATATCAGCTTGTCCTTGGAATACTCAACATAATCTCGTTTTGATCGGGCTCCAGGGCAAAGAAATTCCGACAAACAATTTACCGCCAAGCAATTTGGTCTTCCTGATCGATGTTTCTGGGTCTATGGCAAACGCGAATAAACTGCCACTCGTGCAGCAAGCTATGGCACTTTTGGTTGAACGTTTACGCCCGCAGGATAGAGTAGCCATTGTTGTGTATGCTGGGACATCCGGCCTCGTTTTGAACTCAACGTCAGGTGCTGAAAAATCAACCATTTTGAATGCGGTCTACTCATTACGTGCCGGCGGGAGCACCGCGGGCGCGGCAGGAATTCAGCTTGCTTACCGTGTTGCCGAAGAAAATTTTGTCCAGGACGCCAATAATCGCGTTATTTTGGCAACAGATGGTGATTTTAACGTCGGTGTTTCCAATGATATCGAGCTTGTTAAGATCATTGAAGAAAAACGCAATAAAGGGATCTTTTTAACCATTCTTGGTTTTGGGTCGGGAAATTATAAAGATTCTAAAATGGAAAAGCTCGCCGATAAAGGAAACGGAAACTACGCGTACGTGGACACACTCGCCGAGGCCAAGAAGGTATTTGTTGATGACCTAACGTCAACACTATATACAATTGCCAAAGATGTTAAATTGCAAATTGAATTTAATCCGGCTCAGGTGAAAGCCTACCGTCTTATCGGATATGAAAATAGGCTTCTCAATAAAGAGGATTTCAATGATGACAAAAAAGATGCCGGTGAGTTAGGGGCAGGACACACCGTAACCGCGCTTTACGAGATTGTTCTGAGCGGTTCAGGTGAAAATTTTCCAACGGTAGATCCGCTCAAATATCAGGAAACGGTAACAAGGCCCAGCAACGATCTATTAACAGTGAAGCTGCGATATAAAAATCCTAAGGAGGATGCCAGCAAGCTTCTTTCAAAAACATTAACAAAAGACGCTCTTGGAGAAAAGGGTGTTTCGGATAACTTTCAATTTGCGTCGGCTGTTGCTGAATTCGGCCTTCTCTTGAGAAATTCTCCGCATAAGGCGAACGCGTCTTTTGAACAAGTCTTGCAACGCGCACGCGCCGCGATAGGAGAAGACCCTCAAGGTTACCGATTAGAATTTGCAGCCTTGGTTGAGAAGGCAAGAATTATCAAGAACAATCTGCCAATAATCATTCCCTATCAACTAGAAAATAATGTTGATCATCTGAACCTGCCTGATCATTATCAGCGTTATGAGAAATAAATAGGCTTATTTTAAGAACCTGCGGGCGGCCCCTTAAAGGGGCCGCCCGCACTTTTTATCTTAAATATTCTATTTTCCCGTAGCAGGTTAATAAAATGATGTTAGAATTACGTTAGCACTATGATAAAAAAATACATCCTTGCCATAGACCAGGGAACGACAGGCTCAAGAGCGTTTGTTTTTGATGTGAAGGGACGAATTATCGCGAACTCTTACAAAGAGTTCAAGCAGTTCTTCCCAAAGCCCGGCTGGGTGGAGCACGATGCGGATGAAATTTGGAATTCGTGCGCGGCCGTTATCAAGCAGGCTTTGAGAAAAGGAAACGTTAAGCCCCAGCAAATCCTTACCATCGGTATCACCAATCAAAGAGAAACAACGGTCATTTGGGACAGAAAAACTTCTAAACCTGTTTCGCGCGCTATCGTCTGGCAATGCCGGCGCACCGCGAAAACCTGTGAAGAACTTAAAGCAAAAGGCCTCCAGGATGTTTTCCGCAAGAAAACCGGGCTCGTCTTAGATCCTTATTTTTCCGGAACAAAAATAAAATGGCTTTTAGACAATGTTCCCGGGCTTCGCCGCCGCGCGCAAAACGGGGAAGTTTGCTTTGGAACTATCGATAGCTGGCTCATCTGGAAGCTCACCGGTGGAAAATCGCATATAACGGATTTTACCAACGCCTCTCGCACGCTTTTGTTCGACATTAAAGCATTTCATTTTGACGCCGAGCTTTTGAAAATTTTAAATATTCCCCGCGAGATATTGCCGCAAGTTCAAAATTCCGGTTCATTATTCGGAAAAACTTACGGCGCCGCTCTCGGCGGCGCCGGGCTCATCAGCGGAATTCCCATTACCGGTGTTATGGGCGACCAGCAAGCCGCGCTTTTCGGGCAAGGCTGTTATCTTCCCGGAACTGTCAAAAATACTTATGGAACGGGATGTTTTATCGTTTTAAACACCGGACACAAGTTGATCTATTCTAAGAACGGATTATTAACAACGCTTGCTTGCGACGATCAAGGAAAACCGGTTTACGCCTTGGAGGGCTCTATTTTTATCGGCGGCGCCGTTATTCAATGGTTACGCGATCAACTCGGCGCTATCAAAAACTCTTCCGAAACGGAAAATGCCATCAAAGGGATTTTGGATACCAACGGAGTTTATTTTGTCCCGGCTTTTGTTGGACTTGGCGCACCGTACTGGAACGCGCAAGCGCGTGGCATTATCGTCGGATTAACGCGCGGCGCGAACAGAAAACATATTATCCGCGCCGCGCTCGAATCCATCGCTTATCAAACCAAAGATGTCTTTGATCTGATGCAGAATGAATCCGGGCAAACGATCACGGAGATAAAAGTGGACGGCGGCGCGTGCCGAAATAACTTCCTTATGCAGTTTCAGGCGGATATCTTGCCCTGCAAAGTCATCCGGCCAAAAACCATCGAATCAACCGCGCAAGGCGTCGCGCACTTAGCCGGGGTCGCGGTCGGATTATGGAAAGGGAAAGAAGATTTAAAAAAACTTTATGTTCCCGAAAAAGTTTTTTGCCCTAAAATGAAGTCCGCACAAAGAAACCAACTCTATTACGGCTGGCAAAAGGCAGTCCGGCAAACGCTTAGCGTATGAACGAAAATTTGAGCCAGCAATTTAATCAAGAATTTGACCTGCTTATTATCGGCGGCGGAATTAACGGCGCTGCCATCGCTAACATGGCCGCCGGCTGTAATCTTAAAGTCGCCTTAATAGAAAAAAATGATTTCGCCGCAGGGACATCCAGCAAATCCACCAAGCTTGTCCATGGTGGCATTCGCTATTTAGAAAATTTAGAACTCGACCTGGTTTATGAATCGCTTCATGAACGCTTTCGCCAAGTCCAATGCGCCCCGCATCTGGTTAAACCCATTCCTTTTTTAATTCCGGTTTACAAAAACGACGCGCGCCCTTTATGGATGATGAAGCTGGGCGTCTTTCTTTACGATGCTTTGGCCGGACGATTTACTCTGGGGAAACATAAAACGCTAAGCGTGGGAGAAACCGAACTTCTCGAACCATCTTTAAATAAGGAAAATCTTTTAGGTTCCGTTATGTATTATGACGCGCAAATGGATGATGCGCGCCTTTGCTTAGAAAATATCCTGGAAGCGAAACGCAAAGGCGCCATCGTTGCCAACTATACGGAAGCCGCCGCCTTTTTAAAAGAAAATGATAAAATCGTCGGGGTACGCGCGCGTAACAGCTTTAACCACGATTCATTTGATATTCGCGCTAAGAAAATTATTTCCGCAACGGGGCCTTGGTCTAACAGCCTCATCCGGCTCGACAAAACTCACGAAAAAAAACGCGTTCGAACGACTAAAGGCGTTCATATTGTTTACAAAGGAAAGCTTGTTAATACAGCTATCTTGATCACCTCGCACAGCGATAAAAGAATATTTTTCGCCATTCCGTTTTTGAACAACACATTAATAGGAACGACGGACACCGACTATATCGGTAATCCCGACAAGGTCACCGTTAACGAAAAAGACATTGCTTACCTGATGAACGAAGCCAAGAGAGTTCTTCCCGGCCTGGAGTTTAAAAATGAGAATATCCTAACATCATTTGCCGGCTTGCGGCCTTTGGTGCGTAGCGGCGGCGTGCTACCCTCAAAAGCAACGCGCAAACACGATATTTTCACAACACCGTCGGGCGTCACCTTTGTGATCGGCGGAAAATACACAACGTATCGCGCCATTGCCGAAGATTGCTTAAAGAGAGTTTTAAAAATTAGATCAAAAGAAGAATTTCGTGTTTACGGAAGCGGTGTTGTGATCGAAAAGCCGGAAGAGATCGCTAAAAAATTTCGCATTGAGCTTGAATCCGCTCAAGCCTTGGTCAATAAATACGGAACCCGCTATAAAGACGTTTTAAAATTGACCGAAACAAACTCATCGCTTAAGGAACGGTTTTGCAGCTGTAATCCGTTCATTAAAGCCCAGGTTATTTATTCGATCAAAAATGAATTAGCCCAAACGCCGGAAGACATTATTGAACGCCGGCTGGGATTATGTTTTTATCAATGCGCGACAAAAGATTGCGAAAAGTTCATTCATCATTTCACGCATTCCAACGGGCGCTACTAACAAAACTTTAAAGATTTAAATCCATTTTCAACGTTTGATTTTATGCCCAAAGGGATGTATAATTCTCACGCGAAAAATAAAAGAGTCCCCAAGCGCATCAGCAAATATTTTGTTTACATTGTTGAGTGCAAAGGCCAAACCTTTTATACCGGCTACACGCACAATTTAGAAAAACGCCTTAAACGCCACAACAACAAAACGGGGTCAAAATACTTAAGAGGGAAGCTTCCGGTCCGATTGGTATACGCGAAAAAATACCGGTACTACAAAAGTGTTTTACGCGCCGAGCGCGATATAAAGAAATTATCACGCAAACAAAAAGAAGATCTTGTAAAAAGTTATTCTAAAAGAAAGGGAAAGACCAATGACGCCAGATCTAAAAGATCATCCGTTCTTTAAAGGATTAAAACCGGAATATTTAGACCTTATTGCGGGATACACGGCTTACGATTCTTTTAAGCCCGGCGAATATATTTTTAAGGAAGGCGACGCGGCGGCAAAATTTTATATTGTCTCAACCGGAAAAGTGAACGTCGAAGTCCGCGTTCCCGACAGCCACCCTTTTGCTATTCAAACATTAAAAGATGGAGATATCTTAGGCTGGTCTTGGTTCATTGCCCCTAACCAGTGGCGGTTTAGCGCGCACGCGATTGAAAAAACCGAACTGATCGTTATAAACGGTAAAGCCCTCAAAGATGCCTGTGAAAAAAATCATGACCTAGGTTATGAAATATACAAACGCTTGGCCGATGTTTTTGTCCAGCGTTTAGAAGCAACGCGTCATCAGTTGCTTGAAATGTATACGCACCGATAGGTTCTTTTAAGAGATTGCTCTTGCTGCTGGGCAGTCCCGCCGATCTGCGGCGGGACTGCCCAGTTTACTGTTCTATTTCTAAAAAAATCCGCTTAAAAAAATGACATTCACTTTAGAAATATTCTTGCTTTTGGCCGCGGTCCTTACGCTGATCAGCGTATTAGCGAGCAAGTTATCCGACCGATTCGCGGTTCCCGCGCTTTTACTTTTCCTCATCATCGGAATGATCGCCGGATCGGAAGGCCTCGGTGGAATCTATTTTGACAATTATCAAGCCGCCAAATCCATCGGTATCATCGCCTTGATCTTTATCATCTTTTTAGGCGGCATTGATACCTCCTGGAATGCCGTAAAACCCTTATTTGCCCCCGGAATAATTTTATCGACAGCCGGTGTTCTCCTCACCGCCCTTATCGTTGGTTTTTTTGCTGTTCTGGTATTAAAATTCACTCTTATCGAAGGATTATTGCTCGGCGCGATCGTATCATCCACGGATGCCGCGGCAGTTTTTAGCGTACTTCGCTCCAAGAAAATATCTTTAAAAGGCAGCTTAAAGCCGTTACTTGAATTTGAATCGGGTAGCAATGACCCTATGGCCGTCTTTCTTACCATAGGGCTATTGAATATCTTGTCAAATTCCGGCGCAACATTGTTAGGTATGGCCTGGCTATTTACCCTCAATATGGGTGTAGGGGCAGTCATGGGTTATCTCATGGCGCGCCTAACCATTATCTGTGTCAATCGGATCAAGCTTGAATACGACGGGCTATATCCTGTTTTAACGATTTCATTGGTGCTTTTAACGTACGCGCTCACAACATTGATTTCCGGGAACGGATTTTTAGCGGTATACATCTTGGGCCT
Coding sequences:
- a CDS encoding GIY-YIG nuclease family protein; this translates as MPKGMYNSHAKNKRVPKRISKYFVYIVECKGQTFYTGYTHNLEKRLKRHNNKTGSKYLRGKLPVRLVYAKKYRYYKSVLRAERDIKKLSRKQKEDLVKSYSKRKGKTNDARSKRSSVL
- the glpK gene encoding glycerol kinase GlpK; protein product: MIKKYILAIDQGTTGSRAFVFDVKGRIIANSYKEFKQFFPKPGWVEHDADEIWNSCAAVIKQALRKGNVKPQQILTIGITNQRETTVIWDRKTSKPVSRAIVWQCRRTAKTCEELKAKGLQDVFRKKTGLVLDPYFSGTKIKWLLDNVPGLRRRAQNGEVCFGTIDSWLIWKLTGGKSHITDFTNASRTLLFDIKAFHFDAELLKILNIPREILPQVQNSGSLFGKTYGAALGGAGLISGIPITGVMGDQQAALFGQGCYLPGTVKNTYGTGCFIVLNTGHKLIYSKNGLLTTLACDDQGKPVYALEGSIFIGGAVIQWLRDQLGAIKNSSETENAIKGILDTNGVYFVPAFVGLGAPYWNAQARGIIVGLTRGANRKHIIRAALESIAYQTKDVFDLMQNESGQTITEIKVDGGACRNNFLMQFQADILPCKVIRPKTIESTAQGVAHLAGVAVGLWKGKEDLKKLYVPEKVFCPKMKSAQRNQLYYGWQKAVRQTLSV
- a CDS encoding cyclic nucleotide-binding domain-containing protein, with product MTPDLKDHPFFKGLKPEYLDLIAGYTAYDSFKPGEYIFKEGDAAAKFYIVSTGKVNVEVRVPDSHPFAIQTLKDGDILGWSWFIAPNQWRFSAHAIEKTELIVINGKALKDACEKNHDLGYEIYKRLADVFVQRLEATRHQLLEMYTHR
- a CDS encoding RNA polymerase sigma factor, with translation MKLQAGDAAAIEEVFAQYKKPLFNYALRVAGNRADAEDVVSEVFLALSSHKYSPRPDIKFSTWAYAVAHNFAISIIRKRKTTVSFWFQNQDDETEELQIADTSNLPNAVAQERENAVLVKRAIGHLNLAQKEAIILREYHSLSYDEISQVMNITLEKVKILIFRAREQLKKELLSFLREELP
- the glpD gene encoding glycerol-3-phosphate dehydrogenase, with translation MNENLSQQFNQEFDLLIIGGGINGAAIANMAAGCNLKVALIEKNDFAAGTSSKSTKLVHGGIRYLENLELDLVYESLHERFRQVQCAPHLVKPIPFLIPVYKNDARPLWMMKLGVFLYDALAGRFTLGKHKTLSVGETELLEPSLNKENLLGSVMYYDAQMDDARLCLENILEAKRKGAIVANYTEAAAFLKENDKIVGVRARNSFNHDSFDIRAKKIISATGPWSNSLIRLDKTHEKKRVRTTKGVHIVYKGKLVNTAILITSHSDKRIFFAIPFLNNTLIGTTDTDYIGNPDKVTVNEKDIAYLMNEAKRVLPGLEFKNENILTSFAGLRPLVRSGGVLPSKATRKHDIFTTPSGVTFVIGGKYTTYRAIAEDCLKRVLKIRSKEEFRVYGSGVVIEKPEEIAKKFRIELESAQALVNKYGTRYKDVLKLTETNSSLKERFCSCNPFIKAQVIYSIKNELAQTPEDIIERRLGLCFYQCATKDCEKFIHHFTHSNGRY
- a CDS encoding von Willebrand factor type A domain-containing protein, coding for MIEHKKIQELISSYVDGEVSGQEKTLVEEHIKNCSMCMKQYNQLKRISHSLKSWPDENISPDLEQKIQKNLLDKKEREGSIMRNNKRWASIASTVTIVLVLLFSAQLYTKRGIQGRLELAQITPNTVSIMKGTQGVLRSATDNIGGQYSPQLAFNQNKSLSRSTEPELLSKNYPISNGIARSEHGTNVFFGGRSDITRDAGGYQSYSSSESLYPHPNYYVPAYPAYPEQNTEGYDNIQDNGFLEAQNNPLSTFSIDVDTASYSNIRRFITNNQLPPADAVRIEEMINYFEYDYPQPTDEHPFSVNTEISACPWNTQHNLVLIGLQGKEIPTNNLPPSNLVFLIDVSGSMANANKLPLVQQAMALLVERLRPQDRVAIVVYAGTSGLVLNSTSGAEKSTILNAVYSLRAGGSTAGAAGIQLAYRVAEENFVQDANNRVILATDGDFNVGVSNDIELVKIIEEKRNKGIFLTILGFGSGNYKDSKMEKLADKGNGNYAYVDTLAEAKKVFVDDLTSTLYTIAKDVKLQIEFNPAQVKAYRLIGYENRLLNKEDFNDDKKDAGELGAGHTVTALYEIVLSGSGENFPTVDPLKYQETVTRPSNDLLTVKLRYKNPKEDASKLLSKTLTKDALGEKGVSDNFQFASAVAEFGLLLRNSPHKANASFEQVLQRARAAIGEDPQGYRLEFAALVEKARIIKNNLPIIIPYQLENNVDHLNLPDHYQRYEK
- a CDS encoding potassium/proton antiporter, with the protein product MTFTLEIFLLLAAVLTLISVLASKLSDRFAVPALLLFLIIGMIAGSEGLGGIYFDNYQAAKSIGIIALIFIIFLGGIDTSWNAVKPLFAPGIILSTAGVLLTALIVGFFAVLVLKFTLIEGLLLGAIVSSTDAAAVFSVLRSKKISLKGSLKPLLEFESGSNDPMAVFLTIGLLNILSNSGATLLGMAWLFTLNMGVGAVMGYLMARLTIICVNRIKLEYDGLYPVLTISLVLLTYALTTLISGNGFLAVYILGLLLSRSDFSNKKMLIRFHEGIAWLMQIIMFLALGLLVFPSQIVPIVGSGLLIAMILIFLARPISIFLCLIPFKFSLPEKLMISWVGLRGAVPIILATFPLLAGTAQSHAIFNIVFFVVVTSVLIQGTSIPLAAKMLGVQAPFDAKIKFPIELGQAEGIDATLTDLIVPYGSAAAGQTISQLRIPATALIILVSRAEKFIVPGGSTAIEDGDVLLVLANIEDIKTIQRTLATPKSSA